In the genome of Phycisphaerae bacterium, one region contains:
- a CDS encoding S8 family serine peptidase gives MLLSADVNHDGRLDAAEKLDGVEAAVKGTIMRRIPLRPGQRALRVQLHPGKAVADAIAENWGRGDARIVAVEPNYVVRILTTPNDPRFSEMWSLSNTGQTGGVSDADIDAPEAWDITTGSTPAIVAVVDTGIDYLHPDLVDNMWKNPGETGGGKETNGIDDDGNGYVDDVHGYDFFQNDSDPSDAHSHGTHVAGTIGAHGNNGLGVTGVNWQCRLMACRFLNAGGSGSTADAIEAINYAVANGAKVLNNSWGGGGYSASLEAAIANARDQGVLFVAAAGNAASDIDTVPTYPASYNVSNIIAVAATTNTDSLASFSNFGDLSVHLGAPGVSVLSSIPNYATLFSEDFQGVSPPTIGSSFVMDGPANRWGTVQNNIGFAGNKAARGDWANASPYLGGSEGSIVTTTMDTRGLRGLALQFSYRYQIGSTDALSADVWDGTTWRTVFTRNSSNLQSFYYFTRIDIPESYRNAAMKVRFRWMTDLSDNNYYGAEIDDVRVVCMGSNYANSYSLFSGTSMACPHVAGVAALAWGNNPGLSLASLKDRIVATGDAIPALAGKTISGRRLNAYNALQTAGLTVTSPNGGENWTVGTTHPITWSSFGGGPTVDVDLLKDGIFHSNLTNDAPNTGSFSWNIPAGLTTASDYRVRITDGTITDQSDANFALAASGCTVPPPVPANPTPVDEAVAVALDGNLTWNAGGGSGFCVVVPNANTNSEGDSNNAYPFSSGVFPSQRYQQIYDASQFPEAGLITAIRFRPDDTHGNAFTNAAVQAQISLGYSARPVANPSTTFSDNIGPGTVQVFNGTLTLSSADSGGPPRSVDIVVDVEDQFFYDPALGPLLLDIRVLNSPVTTFFDADGEFSGQTATTRIFSISTASDLTGGTDMYPYGLVTMFCFNGGAPLSMGPLIAHPRTELEAEPVAFEFDPATGVAWPDRGARNGNTAASMRGKPFVVDSAPVLDGMRRTSAEILAVRSEFKRDLGSSESEGSRAIRVPPSEPASAPSMHPPAPRPAAPARGGTTVLDAVQRGWWMNDGFHDSTNNNTFTGQDGGGADIFNSYFSFDLSGVGTVASATLRLELENYYGPDPSESVTVHDVSTPAATLEASGTNVAIFNDLQTGSVYATFTARASDVGTILDIPLSAAAINDINAAGGYFSVGLHCDQITLPSGDEGVRFSQSDEPRVHQLVLEAGSSCPATYDVLFGTSNPPTTVLCNDVAGTTCDPGALVAGTRYYWQVVATNAIGSTTGPVWSFTTAQPCTSPPVPADPNPSDGATDVPTNSELGWNMATRLFGERNDADHLALAAVSRPESLQFGASPSVGRFPAEAFEGHEGVTVQILAFRGHSDNSASGEYENTLNAIAQFFAAFAVTPTVTESASGLAMELAGKNVFLVPEQEFWTAGAMAAWGTSIATVMQNFAANGGRVIVTDYNFGDEFVNATGLMTVGANTSLSWMTQPCTVVQPGHAVMAGVPNPFNVMNGLSSFAGVTNGTVLATLNSTGSPSVIAREFGAGGIVIMAWDYFSYNTDMARIVANAVQWPESGHCSTTYDVLFGTSNPPMTLVCDDATTPTCDPGPLAAGTTYYWQVVATNSVGSAAGPVWSFTTEQHIDFEFALVVLTAPSLSDRGPLPASLGVCINKGETFLVELWATDSGAINTGVVCVFADLLYPASQLSVVGISAAPLFAQFSSGTDLTGRIDELGGCGLPNNGVGVGEWARVAIVEFRANECLDPSDVCLEPAVLESSAYGRGTVPISAIQHDCQPLCIDESCVYDLSGDGCINAVDLGLFAACWSCVNTSPCWTNSQCQEKDFDCSGLVAAGDLGWFATAWAKCCSDSSISYSACRPRCSGGASSVDVQGGASEAAPGVDNASAVGLGTVDLAVRLSLQPGAEDETAGPLPPGLSGPLEAGQRVFAEVWIRHRFDASQGITAAFVDVTASTSNFALVGVEPGRIFTMLSNPVIDAEHGLVHSVGGATMEPHHADNKWSRLALVELEVKRRVVRPKVTARPIQGEAVSGYGLGLIPTDRVKLVTLVDVEPTPQ, from the coding sequence GTGTTGCTGTCAGCTGACGTGAATCACGACGGGCGTCTGGATGCCGCTGAAAAACTCGATGGAGTCGAGGCGGCAGTGAAAGGGACAATCATGCGCCGGATTCCGCTCAGGCCGGGACAACGCGCTCTGCGGGTCCAGTTGCATCCTGGAAAAGCGGTGGCGGACGCTATCGCCGAAAATTGGGGCCGAGGCGACGCGAGGATTGTGGCCGTCGAACCGAACTACGTGGTGCGGATTCTCACCACACCGAATGATCCTCGTTTTTCAGAAATGTGGAGCCTGAGCAATACCGGGCAAACGGGTGGCGTGTCCGACGCGGACATTGACGCGCCCGAGGCCTGGGACATTACGACGGGATCGACGCCGGCCATCGTGGCCGTTGTGGACACGGGCATCGATTACCTGCATCCCGATCTCGTGGACAACATGTGGAAGAACCCGGGCGAGACCGGCGGCGGAAAGGAGACCAACGGCATCGATGACGACGGAAATGGTTACGTCGATGATGTTCATGGCTACGATTTTTTCCAGAATGACAGTGACCCGAGCGACGCGCACAGCCACGGCACCCACGTGGCCGGAACGATTGGAGCCCATGGGAACAACGGACTCGGGGTGACCGGCGTGAACTGGCAATGCCGGCTGATGGCCTGTCGGTTTCTGAATGCGGGGGGTTCTGGTTCGACGGCCGATGCGATTGAGGCGATCAACTACGCGGTGGCCAACGGGGCCAAGGTACTGAACAACAGCTGGGGCGGAGGCGGATATTCGGCCTCCCTGGAGGCGGCGATTGCGAACGCCCGCGATCAGGGCGTGCTGTTTGTGGCGGCGGCGGGCAATGCCGCCTCGGACATCGATACGGTCCCAACCTATCCTGCGTCCTACAACGTTTCGAATATCATTGCGGTCGCCGCGACCACGAATACGGATTCGCTGGCCTCGTTCTCAAACTTCGGCGACCTGTCCGTGCACCTTGGGGCGCCGGGCGTAAGCGTGCTGAGTTCCATTCCCAATTACGCCACGCTCTTTTCGGAGGATTTCCAGGGCGTGTCGCCACCGACGATCGGATCGAGTTTCGTCATGGACGGCCCGGCGAATCGCTGGGGGACTGTGCAGAACAACATCGGATTCGCCGGCAACAAAGCGGCTCGGGGCGATTGGGCTAACGCGTCACCCTACCTGGGCGGAAGCGAAGGGTCCATCGTGACGACGACAATGGATACACGGGGGCTGCGCGGATTGGCCTTGCAGTTCTCTTATCGCTATCAGATTGGTTCGACCGACGCCCTTAGCGCTGATGTCTGGGACGGGACGACCTGGCGGACGGTCTTTACAAGAAACAGCAGCAACCTCCAGTCTTTCTACTATTTCACGCGCATTGACATCCCGGAGTCCTATCGGAACGCGGCCATGAAAGTTCGATTCCGCTGGATGACTGATTTGAGCGACAACAATTACTACGGCGCCGAGATTGACGATGTTCGCGTCGTTTGCATGGGCTCCAACTACGCCAACTCGTATTCACTTTTTAGCGGCACTTCCATGGCCTGTCCCCATGTGGCCGGAGTTGCGGCGCTCGCCTGGGGCAACAATCCAGGCCTTTCGTTAGCGTCGCTCAAGGACCGGATTGTCGCAACCGGCGACGCCATCCCCGCGTTGGCGGGAAAGACGATCTCCGGTCGGAGGCTGAATGCTTACAACGCCCTTCAAACCGCGGGCCTCACCGTCACGTCGCCCAATGGCGGAGAGAATTGGACCGTCGGCACGACGCACCCAATCACATGGAGTTCATTCGGCGGCGGGCCGACGGTGGACGTTGATTTGCTCAAGGACGGCATTTTCCATTCCAACCTGACCAACGACGCTCCGAATACCGGTTCTTTCTCGTGGAACATTCCGGCCGGACTGACGACCGCGTCGGATTACCGGGTTCGCATCACCGATGGGACAATCACCGACCAGAGCGACGCGAATTTTGCACTGGCGGCGAGCGGTTGCACCGTTCCGCCTCCGGTGCCGGCGAATCCGACCCCTGTGGACGAGGCCGTCGCCGTTGCTCTTGACGGAAACCTTACATGGAACGCGGGGGGCGGCTCCGGCTTCTGCGTCGTGGTGCCGAATGCAAATACGAATTCGGAGGGCGACTCGAATAATGCCTACCCGTTTAGTAGCGGAGTTTTTCCGTCCCAGAGGTATCAACAGATATACGACGCCTCTCAATTTCCGGAGGCCGGCCTCATCACCGCGATTCGCTTCCGGCCGGACGATACTCATGGCAATGCGTTTACAAACGCCGCGGTTCAGGCGCAGATTAGCCTGGGCTACTCGGCCCGGCCGGTGGCGAACCCCTCAACCACATTCTCGGACAACATCGGCCCCGGGACCGTCCAGGTCTTCAACGGCACATTGACGCTTTCCAGCGCCGATAGCGGAGGGCCGCCACGGAGTGTTGACATCGTCGTTGACGTGGAGGACCAGTTCTTTTATGACCCGGCGCTTGGGCCCCTGCTTCTCGACATTCGCGTTCTCAACTCACCAGTTACAACTTTTTTTGACGCCGACGGCGAATTTTCCGGTCAAACAGCTACGACGCGCATCTTCTCCATTTCCACCGCGAGTGATTTGACGGGAGGCACGGACATGTACCCGTACGGGCTGGTAACCATGTTCTGCTTCAATGGCGGCGCGCCCTTAAGCATGGGCCCGCTAATCGCACACCCGCGGACAGAACTGGAGGCGGAGCCCGTTGCGTTCGAGTTCGATCCAGCCACCGGAGTAGCCTGGCCGGATCGTGGGGCGCGCAACGGGAACACGGCCGCGAGCATGCGCGGCAAGCCGTTTGTCGTCGACTCTGCGCCGGTCTTGGACGGCATGCGACGAACCTCGGCTGAAATCCTCGCAGTGCGTTCAGAATTCAAACGCGATTTGGGCTCCAGCGAGTCGGAGGGAAGCCGCGCTATTCGAGTGCCCCCGAGCGAGCCTGCGAGTGCTCCGTCGATGCACCCACCCGCGCCGCGTCCCGCTGCGCCGGCGAGGGGCGGCACGACGGTCCTCGATGCGGTTCAGCGCGGCTGGTGGATGAACGACGGTTTTCATGATTCCACCAACAACAACACATTCACCGGCCAGGACGGGGGGGGGGCTGACATCTTCAATTCCTATTTTAGCTTCGACCTAAGTGGGGTCGGCACCGTGGCCAGCGCCACGTTGCGGTTAGAGCTAGAGAACTACTATGGCCCGGACCCATCGGAATCCGTAACGGTCCATGACGTCTCTACTCCCGCCGCGACGCTAGAGGCGAGTGGTACCAATGTCGCGATCTTCAACGACCTCCAGACGGGCAGCGTTTACGCGACATTCACGGCCCGAGCGTCGGATGTCGGAACCATACTAGACATCCCGTTGAGTGCGGCGGCGATCAACGACATCAACGCGGCCGGCGGCTATTTTTCGGTCGGGCTCCACTGCGACCAAATCACGCTGCCGAGCGGCGATGAAGGTGTCCGCTTCAGCCAATCTGATGAGCCAAGAGTGCATCAACTTGTACTCGAGGCCGGCTCGTCTTGCCCGGCGACGTACGACGTGCTGTTTGGCACGTCCAACCCGCCGACGACGGTGTTGTGCAACGACGTGGCGGGGACGACGTGCGATCCGGGCGCGCTTGTGGCAGGGACCAGGTACTACTGGCAGGTGGTCGCGACGAACGCGATCGGCAGCACAACTGGCCCGGTGTGGTCGTTCACCACGGCGCAGCCTTGCACTTCGCCGCCGGTTCCGGCCGATCCAAACCCCTCCGACGGGGCCACAGACGTGCCGACGAATTCCGAATTAGGTTGGAACATGGCGACTAGGTTGTTCGGTGAGCGAAATGATGCCGATCACCTGGCCTTGGCGGCAGTGAGTCGACCGGAGTCGCTGCAGTTTGGGGCCTCGCCGTCGGTCGGTCGATTCCCCGCCGAGGCGTTTGAGGGCCATGAAGGAGTGACGGTTCAAATCCTGGCGTTCCGAGGGCATTCGGATAACAGTGCTAGCGGAGAATACGAGAATACGCTCAACGCGATCGCCCAATTCTTCGCCGCATTCGCCGTGACGCCAACAGTCACGGAGAGTGCAAGCGGGCTGGCAATGGAACTGGCGGGCAAGAACGTCTTCTTGGTGCCGGAGCAGGAATTTTGGACGGCCGGTGCCATGGCCGCGTGGGGAACAAGCATTGCGACGGTCATGCAAAACTTCGCGGCCAATGGAGGTCGGGTGATCGTTACGGACTACAACTTTGGGGATGAGTTCGTTAACGCGACGGGCCTGATGACGGTGGGGGCGAATACCTCGCTATCCTGGATGACTCAGCCCTGCACAGTGGTGCAGCCGGGGCATGCGGTGATGGCGGGCGTGCCAAACCCGTTCAATGTGATGAACGGCCTGTCTTCGTTCGCGGGAGTGACGAATGGGACGGTGCTCGCGACGCTGAACTCGACGGGCAGCCCATCGGTGATTGCGCGAGAATTCGGCGCCGGCGGCATCGTGATAATGGCTTGGGATTACTTTAGCTACAACACCGACATGGCCCGCATCGTCGCCAACGCGGTTCAATGGCCGGAGTCGGGACACTGTTCGACGACATACGACGTGCTGTTTGGCACGTCCAATCCGCCAATGACATTGGTGTGCGACGACGCGACGACGCCGACGTGCGATCCCGGACCGCTGGCGGCGGGAACGACGTACTACTGGCAGGTGGTCGCGACGAACTCGGTCGGCAGCGCGGCGGGGCCGGTATGGTCCTTCACGACCGAGCAGCACATCGACTTCGAGTTTGCGCTCGTAGTCCTCACCGCTCCAAGTCTGTCAGACCGCGGGCCTCTGCCAGCCTCGCTGGGCGTCTGCATCAACAAAGGCGAGACTTTCCTTGTTGAACTGTGGGCGACTGACTCCGGCGCCATCAACACGGGGGTCGTTTGTGTTTTCGCCGATTTGCTGTATCCCGCAAGCCAACTTTCTGTAGTCGGCATCTCCGCCGCGCCGCTTTTTGCACAGTTCTCCAGTGGAACCGACCTGACCGGTCGGATCGATGAACTCGGGGGTTGCGGTCTGCCGAATAACGGCGTGGGAGTGGGCGAATGGGCTCGTGTCGCCATCGTGGAGTTCCGGGCCAATGAATGCCTGGACCCCAGTGACGTTTGTTTAGAGCCTGCCGTCCTGGAATCGTCCGCGTACGGGCGAGGCACGGTCCCCATCAGCGCGATCCAACACGATTGCCAGCCCCTCTGCATCGACGAATCTTGCGTGTACGACCTAAGTGGTGATGGTTGCATCAACGCCGTCGATCTGGGTCTCTTCGCAGCGTGCTGGTCGTGTGTCAACACCAGTCCCTGTTGGACCAACTCCCAGTGTCAGGAGAAGGATTTCGATTGCAGCGGCCTCGTCGCCGCCGGCGATCTGGGCTGGTTCGCCACCGCTTGGGCCAAGTGCTGTAGCGATTCGTCGATCTCGTATTCCGCTTGCCGGCCGAGATGCTCAGGGGGAGCCTCGTCGGTTGACGTACAGGGTGGGGCCTCGGAGGCCGCCCCTGGAGTGGACAACGCTTCGGCCGTTGGACTCGGCACTGTGGACCTGGCGGTGCGCCTCTCGCTACAGCCCGGCGCAGAAGACGAAACGGCTGGGCCCTTGCCCCCGGGGCTCAGTGGGCCATTGGAGGCGGGTCAGCGAGTGTTTGCCGAGGTTTGGATCCGCCATCGCTTCGACGCCAGCCAGGGAATCACTGCCGCCTTCGTGGACGTGACGGCCTCGACGAGCAATTTTGCGCTGGTCGGTGTCGAACCGGGTCGCATCTTCACGATGTTGTCAAATCCCGTGATCGATGCGGAACATGGCCTGGTTCATAGCGTGGGAGGCGCAACGATGGAACCCCACCACGCCGACAATAAATGGAGTCGGCTAGCCCTCGTCGAGTTGGAAGTTAAACGGCGCGTGGTGCGTCCAAAGGTCACCGCGCGTCCGATCCAAGGTGAGGCCGTCTCCGGCTACGGCCTTGGCCTGATTCCCACCGATCGGGTGAAGCTCGTGACTCTAGTGGATGTTGAACCAACGCCCCAATGA